A segment of the Capricornis sumatraensis isolate serow.1 chromosome 8, serow.2, whole genome shotgun sequence genome:
CAACCCAGGAGGACCAGCTTGCCAGGGGTCACCGTTTACAGGGCAGTAACTTCTGCCCTCTTGGCTGCAAGAACAGAAAGGAgaattgttgtcattcagtcgcttagccacgtctgactctttgccatcccatagactgcagcacgccaggtttctctgtccttcatatTCTCCCAGTAGGAGAATATGAAGTATTTAAGGCTAGTGGGAAATACAAAGTGTTTGCAATTTGTAATTATCAGAATATTTACATTAAGGATCAGTAGGTCCAGAATTACAAAGTGACTGGGATAACAGTCAGAGTTGTTGATGATGCTCCATAATTGTTACCGGATGTGAAGTTGGGACAAAAGCTGATGTTCCTTCTGGAGAGGCTGCTCCTTGCTGAGCACAGTCTCCTttaaaatgggggtggggggagcttcgctggtggtccagtggttaagaatcctccttgcaatgcaagggacactggctccatccctgatccaggaagatcccccatgcccgCAGAGCAGCTCGGCCCATGTGCCACACTGAGCcagcgctctagagcctgagagctgcAGCCACTGAGGCTCCTGTGTCTAGAGCCCGTCTCCGCAGCAAGAGGAAGCACTGCAGCAagaagcccacacgccacagcaAGGAGCAGCCCTGGCTCAGGGGCCGCAGCGAGAAGAAGCCCTcgagcagcagcgaagacccaccacagcccctgcccccaaaacaaataaaacataataaaacaggGGGAAATCCTTCTATCCTTCCTGGTCCCAGGGCCTTTGAGATAGCTGTGAACGTACTTTGAGGAGTGAATGTAAAAAcaacatttctcatttttattaacAGAGTAGTTTTCTGTGCCTTTGGAATCTGTGAAAGACAAAAATGGTTTCAGggttgtatatttttaattttttcgaACCTGAGCCACCTGTGGAATACATGGTAATTCAAAACATCCAATAATCTGGTCATATATGGTGTCTAGCTTGCCCAGTGAGCATATCATCAATTTGAACACCGCTGAAGTATTTTGAGATGGAAGACTAACTTCCgtcttctttttatgtatttgatGTATCCTGAGCTTTTTGGCAGGAGCCACGCCtgagagaggggcttcccaggtgtcgctagtggtaaagcacctgcctgccaatggaggaaatGTAAGCGatactgggtttgatccctggattgggaagatcccctggaggagggcatggcaacccactccagtattcttgcctggagagtcccatggacaggggagcctggcgggctgcagtgcaCGGCTCGCACACTGTCAGATACtcctgaagcgactttgcacgcACACCTGGGAGGGAGGACCAATGCGCCTTTGCTTTGCTTCACCTGCCTGTCCTCTCCCCTCTACTGGCCACTAGATTACCAAGTTGAAGCAACAGCTGCAGAGGACGAAGCTGAGCCGCAGTGGGAAAGAGAAGGAGCGGGGCTCCCCACTCCAAGGGGACCATGCTGTGCGGGGAGCACGGAGGGTACGTCTGTCTCCCAGCCCTCTCCCTGCCCGTCCGCCGTGGTGGGCCCCCTGGTGTGGGCAGGTCCTCTGAGCCCTTCCTCACCGCAGGGCCCGTGGCCGCATGGGTGCCGGGGAAGTTCTGAGGCAGCGTTGGAAAGGGCACATGCTGCGTGTCTCTGTCATCCCCACCCCCTGAACACTTGAGGGCGCGGTGCAGACTCTAAAAGCACACTCTGGGCCTCTGCCTTATAGAGAAAGCCCCACTGAATTGGTAACTGTCCCCAAACTCTCCTTTACCCACTTGGTTCTGCTGTGTAGACAAAACTGTTACCCGCTGGTCAGAACTGATACCTGGTTGGTGTCTGGAGGGGTTCAGTGATGGCCTTATCTGCCTCCTCCTCAGGCGTCCCCTCCCAGCTTCCCCGCAGGGTCCCCTGTCCTGAGACTCAGCCCCTGCCTGCACCGGAGCCTGGAAGGGCTCAACCAAGAGCTGGAGGAGGTGTTTGTGAAGGACCAGGGTGAAGAGGAGCTGCTGCGGGTGAGTGGGGGCCACACGCTAGGTGCACAGACAGTCACATCTTGCTGAGTCTGGACACAGGGAAGTGGGACTCGTGCAGtgtaccaccaccaccccatggGAGGAACACAAATGGGGTTTATCAGACTCAAATGGAGTTTATCAGACTCAAATGGACTTGACCACAGGAACAGCAGAGCTGGGTGGGTGAAGCTGGGGAGGCTTTGGGGCAGTGAGTAGAAAGAGGAGTAGGGGTTGGCAGAGaggagggcccctggctgggaggaGCGGACTAAGTGTCACTCTTCAGCCAAAGCACCAGCTCAGTGCTCCCGGCACACTCGTCACTGTCAGCATCACCACCACCCAGCTGTGTCTCCATTCAAGCAGCCTCGGTGCCTGAGTTACCGCTTCCCTTTCCTCCATCGCTACCTGGTCACACGGGTTCATCCTTCATGCCCAGCTGCCTTTGTGCAgccttctccccacctccactcccaGACGGATTATTTGCTCCCTTTTCTGCAGTCTCAGGCACATTTTTATTCTGACACAGGAGAATTAGGGAATGCCAGTTGGGCAGTATTAATATAATTCTAATGGGCACACTCCTCAGTTTATGATTTACTTGCTGGTTGATTTTTAATGTGCATATATGTAGGATTTTACACACGCATACAAATTGGTGAGCTGTTGATACAAGTACCATTGAATGTTAAAAAGGGAGTGTGTGTTTAACGCATGATACTGAGCTGCCCGTTTTTACTGCAGGGGCCTGACAGTGTCCTGTTGGCTTCCTCCTTTTCATGCCCCCATGTGTTATTCACCTTTGTGTTCCCAGAGCCTGACACACGGGAGGCCCCTGCCCTCATGAGGCATACAGCCTAGTGGCAGCGACACATGGATGAAACCATAAAATTTGTGGTTGTAACGTGCTGTCCCtgagggaaaagaacaaagcGCTCTGATGGGGGTGGTTGGGAAAGTCAGGGAAGTGAAGAAATGGTGTCACCGTGTCATGAAGAGAGGATAAGGACAGCGGCGAGGGGAGGATCCTAAGGGTCCCTGCAGCCCTGATGGCCCGAGGGGACAGGCCTGAGAGTCCCCATCCCCATTCTTCCTCGGCAGATCCTTGAAATCCCTGACGGGCACCGCGCCCCAGCTCCCTCCCAGAGCGGCAGCTGTgatcaccccctcctcctcctggagcCTGGAAACCTTGCCAGCTCTCCCTCCATGCCCCTGGCATCCCCCCAGCCTTCTGGCCAGGCCAGCCGTGAGGAGCACCGGGGTGCAGCTGAGGAGCTGGCATCTGTCCCCAGCGACAAAGGTAAGCTGGGGAGGCCAAGGCCGCATGGCCCCTGACAAGTATGGGGTCACCTCTGTGCCCTTTCCCAACTCATCAGCTTCTGGCTGGGTACTTCTACTTACTAACCAACTAGAACATCTTCATTCTGTATGTTATATTAATCCTTGATACAGATtctgatttataatttatatgaagCTTTTGCAGTTAcagttttatttaattctcacttgTAATCCAGAGAAGcaatccctcccacctccattttTTGGCTGAGGTCTGGCTGTAATGGAGAACCCATGAGCCCATCAAGTGTTCACTGTACCCATAACCAGGCACGCATCTCAGGGCAGGTGTGAGTgctataaataaaagaatgactcttgcccagagtcacacagtctGACCGAGATCAAACCCCAAGCTTTCTCACTCCAGATCTCCACTTTGTGCTTCCGCCCTGACTGGATCACTGAGAGGACGAAACACGAGTCCCTCTTTCCTGTATGAATGTTCCTAACATTCTAACACGCAGGCATTGTTGCCTGCATCACCTGACTTGATCTCATAGCAACCCCGTCAGGTAGGCCGGTCAAAGGCATGATCTGACAATACAGAGGTGAACAGAGCGTAGAATGATAAATGTGAGATAAACACAGATAAAGTCAATATTTGAAACCTCGGCCAAGTACATTTGCTGTGTGGAAAATGAGAGGAATCTTATCCCACAAGTGGGGTGAGTAAAGATTGCTTGTCTGAGTCAGTAGAAGAGCTCTTCCTGGAAGAAGGGATAGATTTTCAAGAGCGTGGAAAGGAAGAAGCTATGGTATGTTGGCAGGCAGGGTGGTGCAGTCTTGGAAGAAGGCAGAGACACAGACGTTAGGATTCTTTTCAGTCTGAAACTTGAAGTTCTAATCGCAGTCTACCTCCGGGGCATATGGAATTGGTATTAGACCAGACTTTCCCCTCAATTCAACTGTGTTTTTTTTACCCTGTATGACAGAAGCTATAATTTTGTAAGCTGCCTCAAAGATGTCTCAAGGTAGAGCATAGACAGACAACCTGGATTAACATAACCACTGCCACCCATGGTGCCATGTCTCCCAGTCCCACCTGGGAGAGCTGAGACTCCCTTTGGTGCCGCTCGACTCAGCCTTACTGTGTGTGCAGCTTCCTCTCCAGGCCACCCCACCTTCCTTGAAGATGGCAGCCCATCTCCAGTCCTTGCTTTTGCCGCCTCCCCTCGGCCCAATCACAGCTATGTCTTCAaacgggagcccccagaaggctGTGAGAGAGTACGGGTGTTTGAAGAGGCCACGTGAGTACCTCAGCCAGTGGGTGGGGGTCTGGGCGTGCGAGGGAGGGACAGAGATGTCGGCTGAGCCCTGTGGTGCCCCACCAGTTAGGCCCCTCTTCAGGTTCGGACTCCCTCTTGTCAGGAGACACTGTCAGCCATAGACAATCAGTACTGCAGTTTTTCCATGATCAAACTTGTTGACATTACCTCCTCTGAGCACCTAAATCTGTGCTTATCATGATCTCCATAGAAACCTGCTCTCTGCCCACATGCCAGCCACAAGCGCAGCAGGAGCTGGAGAGGAAAGAGATCTGAAACTTAAACcctttgtttcttctgttttttttccatCTCCAAGGAAGGTGTGAGAATTTGCTAGACcataatgagagagagagagaacttatTAGTACTTCTCTTCAGGCAGAGCTTAGAAGTGTCTCACGCCCACCGGCGCGGCCGGGGGAGCCTAAACAGCTTTCATACTGCCTCTGAGTCAAATCTTCACCCTGCAGCCGCAGTGGTTCAAGTGTCATGAACTTCCCGACAGAAATTTCCAGTCCTTGCAAGTAAGGACTATGGAATATCCCCAAACCACCCTGGACAGTTCAGTAGTCATTCTTAAATTGATATCTTTACTACAGTTCCCTCCCATTAGCAGAGAGAATCCAGAGCCAAAGCTTTCCAAATGCCCATGGCCCTGCTTAGCAGGAGCTGGGAAGAGAGCGCATCACATTCCCACTATCACTGTAATGTTCCTTGGGGCCATTTCACAGTGGAAGCTATGGTTTCAACTGCAGTCAGGAAGTTGAGTTATGGTGTATGAGTGGAGATTTAGCTAGGACAGGGCTTGGGGGCTTGATGGCTCTATCTGTATCCCAGATAAGGGACAGGATGACCCTTGGTAGTAGCAGGAGGTACATACATAGCCAGAGGGAGTTATGGGGGAAACTGTGGGCACTAGGGGTTTGCTCGCATCATCACTGTTGCCATTTCTCCTAGAATCCTCGGTCCTCTGGGGTAGGTGAGAGGGAAAAGGCCAGATCTTGTAGCTGAAGCAGACTCTGGACCCTGtctccttccccaatgcatggtATAGTTGAGTAGTTATAGCCTGGAATTGCTTGTGACAATTAGGCTGCTGcttgactttattcttttgtagGCTCTTAAGGCCAAAAGAGGGTTAAAGCCATCTCATCCAGCTTCCTGCCCCTGTCTTAACTCTTTTAAGCGAGGTGGTGAGCCATCAGTTACTTTCTAAGATATCCTGCGACAGAAATTCTCAACTCATTGGTGTCTCTTCATTATATGAACTTTCCTTATTCCTTcttctttcatattttcctctTCCTGGCTGCCTAGCTGGTAAGATGGCCTGGATTTCCCAGGGAGGGAATGAAGCTGTTCAGGGTCATGCTGGTTGTCATGCCCTTTGAGCGTTACTTGGTCTTCCCTCGGTCACCCTCCTGTGTGCCTGCTTACGTCGAGGGCATGCCCTCTCCTGCCCATCCCCTACCTCTTCCTAAAGTGGGATtcttgtaagtcctcctcagtcAGGGGACACCTTGCCACTGTGGAGTTCTCTGGGACCCCAGGCTTCCAAACACACCCTGCACATGGGCCCTCACTTCCTTCCacctttcctcccacctcccacgctGGGCCAACATCTGCCCTCCTCCACATGCCTTGCTCTTCTTCCTGGGTTTGGAATGGTTAGAATTTAAATTAAATGGCACTGTAATTAAAATGGTAATCAGTTTATCAAGCTGTGCACTGAGTTCATTTTTCTGTCTGTATATATTATACTTCAAGAAAAAGTTAGGCGATGCGAAGCTCTGGCACAGGGCTCAACTGTCTTCTCCGTgtttgtgttcttgcctggaatcctCACAACCAGCAGCTTCTTGGGGCTCTTCACCCTTGAAGCATGGCCAGACATTCTTTCAGGGGAAAGAACCTTTTTTTAATCATATGGATTCCTTACTCTAGAACTCTCCGACCTGACCTGTTTTAATCCTTCTGTTTCCCCTACGCGATCGGCAGAGTAGGGAATTCTTTCCACGTTAGGTGAGGCAGGTTAGGCCAAGAGCACATGGTAAGTTAGAACCTAGATCTCCTGGTAAGGTCTAGCTGCTGTCCTTTCCTTTCAGCAAGGGTTTTTGAAAATCATACCTTTAAAATCTTTTCAGTCTACTCAAGAATTAGATTCTCGAGGCCAGGAGAGTTCAGCGAGCGGTCGTTTTCCTCTGAGGGACGTTTGGCAGTGTCGAGAGGCAGTTTCGGTTGTTACACATGCGGCAGTCGCGCTGCTGGCATGcagtgggtggaggccagggatgctgccaaACATCCCACGCCGCACAGGATAGTTCCCCGCAGGCAAGAGGTCTCTAGCTCCAAATGCCAATAATGGGGAGGCTGAGAATCTCAGCTTTAGGCTATAACAAGTCTAAGAAACTCACTTTGCTAGGATCTCTGCTTTCAGGCAAGAGGTCTGCCCCCAAAACACTGTTCACTGATAAAAATCTCTCAAATTAAAAGGTCTCTCAGTCTCTTCTTCTAGAATCAcagtcaggaagttctccttcctGTCTAGCTTTAATCCCTTCTGTTTTTAGCTAAAGTAGATTTCCGGTTGTTTAGCCCTGTTTCTAAAACATGGAGAGCTGAGGGGCCTACACACTGGTTGTTGCTCAGTAGCCTGTCGTTTTTTTGGTCAAGCTACCAACCTGTTGGAACAGAGACCCAGCTCCCCGACACTGTGACGCCTCTCATCCCTTCTCACTGgctatttgtgtttgtgtttctgtctCCATCCTCCAGGTCCCCAGGTCCTGACCTGGCCTTCCTGACTTCCTGTCCTGACAAGAACAAAGTCCATTTCAACCCAACCGGCTCGGCCTTCTGCCCCGTCAGCTTGATGAAGCCCCTCTTCCCCAGCATGGGCTTCATCTTCCGTAACTGCCCCTCAAGCCCGGGATCCCCCCTTCCCCCTGCCAGCTCCAGGCCACCGCCTCGGAAGGATCCAGAGGCCTCCAAGGCCTCCTCACTGCCCTTTGAGCCGTGGCAGCGCACCCCACCATCAGAAGAGCCTGTGCTTTTCCagagctccctggtggtctgaGGGAGCTTTACCTCCACTTTACCATGGAGACCAGTGCCTTGGTGGCAGGACCCTCCCTAGCTCCCCTGAGGTGGGGGATGAAGGAGCCCTTCCCTCTCGGCCTTTGAGCACTTTCATTTATCGTGTCAAAGCCCTGGGTCCTCTTTCTGATGAACACTGGCCCCTTCAAATGTGAGGGGACCTGCTTTGTCCACTAATAGCTGGGCAGCTCACAAGTCACACCTGTGTTTTTGCCACCTCTCTCACTTGGTGGAAAACTCACCCAGAAGGTCTTGGGtctcccactcctgggtatgagTCCAAAGGGCTGTGTACGGGACCCTTGTCTTTATCATGGAGTGAGCTGGCCATGGTTGAAGGAGAGGAGACGCCACagatttccctccctctccttcagacATAGACAAGGAGACCCAAACAGATACCCCCATCCTCTCAGTCCCATCCGCATGCCACCTTCTCACTGGAGGAGCTGACCAAAGCAGCCTGAAAGGGGTATGACACTTGACCAATCCAGCTGCTGGCAGAGGGGGAACCAGGCGTTTTCCCAAGTGGCGTTTTCATCTCGCTTTCACCCTAAGGTTGTCTTAAGTAGCAGCCCAGCCTGCCCAGCCCCAGGTGGGTCATGGGCGAGAGGGAGAGCTGGCATTCCTCTGGGTGGCAAGTGGCGACTCTCCACCCTCCACCTGCCCCAGGACTGGGTTGGATTAGGAAAATGCCTATTTTTCTTGTATCGATGTAGAAACTCTATTTTCTCCCAAAGACACTATTTTTGCAGCTGTTTGAAGTTTGTATATTTTCCGTACTGCAGAGCTTACACAAAATTGAAGAAGAATGTTAATGTTCAAGTTTTATTATCCTGTGtttagaaggtttttttttttttttttttttgcagatctTGGTGTTAATagaccaaataaataagtattccCAGCAGCTTGAGATTCTGTTAAATATTTTGGGGGTGAGGGAGCAGGATGGAGATTGAGGGTATCATTAATCACTTCATCCTTGTCTTCAAGAGGAGTCTTTACTTAACACAAGATGTTGGGTGGATGAATCCAAAGTCTGTGTCCTCAGGACAGCAGACTTACCATGGACATATAAACAGTGCAGCCAGAGAAGGGATGTCCTGAATGAAGAGTGCAGTGGATGAGGGGTGAAGGAGTTAGTGGGGGAAGTCATCCTTTCTTGGGTGAGTCTGGGAAAACACCCTAACAGAGAATGGATTTTACCTGGGAAATGAGGGTGACTAAGGGGAAACGGTTTGGCAATTTACAAGACAAGGGAATGGCATTCAGATTGAATCTCTGGGCATAGTTTTAGGGAAGCTTTAGCTCCTTCTGAGTGTTCTTTTCACATGAGTGAGCACCCATAACACAGATAGTAGAAGAAACTGTTCTGGTCCTTTTGCAGCCTATCAGCTTTATAGTGCCCCACCTGTAAGAGCTTTGTGGGGGAAAGGAGAATAACCAACCCACAATTCTGTTAGTGATTTGCaatttacaaagcattttcacaAAAGACATTATCCCCATTGTATGGGTAAAAAGTTGACTACCTTAAGGGCAGTCATAATAACTACAATTGCATCTATCTCCTAAAACCTCAAAACAAACCAGGCTATCCCAACTACCATGAATTAGCTAGGTAGGCAACAGATACACTATAAAATGCTTTACCTAAAAGGTCACTGAAATATCATAAACCATCTGATGTGGAAAATCCCACTGTACTAATGAGGGAAGGACAAATGGGAGCTAGGATTGGGAACCAGATCATTTGATTCCAGCGCCCATTCTTCTAACCACAGTACTCTCCCAGTCGCTATATTTCCATTAATTTCAACTGAGGAAACGACTCAGAGGTCAAATGAATTGTTTGAAGTCCCAGATAGGAAAAAGGCAAAGCTGGGACTGGAACCCTAGTTAGGTGCCCTGGAATCATCAGCTAATTCAGTAGAGGAAGCCACTGGGCAAGAGAGCAAAAGTGTGGGGGTCCCCCTCCCCAATTAATATAAAGAAGACAAGAGTTGGGGACAGACCCTACTTCTACTTCTTGCCCCTCCCCTGAAAGACGTTTGGCCTACCCCCAAAGTCTTAGTGAGTCAGGCCCAGAGGGATGGGTGTGGTGCTGCCCCGAGTTTCCTTCCTTTGCCTGAGGCTGTGCCAGAGGAGTAGGCTGCTGGAAGGGGAGAAGGAGCCTCTACCCAGAGAGTAGCCGGAGTCCAATGGCTACTGTGGGGCTTGAGGCTGGTAGTGCCAAGCCCTGGGGTTAGTCCACCCTTAGCTCCTGGTGTCATTAGGTGGGGCCCAATAAAGAGTTTATTAATGCAGGAGGGTTTGCTCCCTTGGTGAGTTATAAGACCCTGAAGAAAATCCACTTCAGCAAgcttccatttccatctccagatgTGAGGAAATAAGATCAGAGTTGAGAACAAGTCATGACTAATagataccttaaacttacacagcaCACTTTTACAGTTTATAAAACACTTTCACCAAGCTCAGCTCATTTGATCCTCAACAGTCAAGAGGTGACAAAGCGGCTATCACTAATtcctatggactatatatatagatTAGGAAAACTGTAGCTCGGCATTTAGGTGACACGCACAGGTTACCCTGCCTTCAAGTGACAGAGGTGAGACAGGAGCCCTGCCGCCGCCCTTGGGAGCCTTGTGATGTGCTCTAGGAGGAGGATGGCTCGCCAAAGACAGGCCTTCTGGTAAAGAGGGTAGAGTCGGGGACACTGGGGGCCCGCTAGGGGGCGCTAAGGATACACTGACAGTTTCCGGGAGTTAGGACCCAGCAGAAGCCTAACAGCCGACCGGGAAAAAGGCTATTCGATTTGCTCGGCCGGCGTactcctccttcccacccacctgTCTGTCTTTGCACAGCGTAGCCAATTGGTTACCTCCACATCCTTATACGTCATCATTCCACGTCCGCGTATCGCCTAGGCCATCCCGTCGCGCTCCGGGTCGCAGTTGTCCTCGGAGTTGCCTGATCGGAAAGTCTCGAGGGCGAGGGGTTGCCCTCGATTCAGCTGGCTCCCCTGGCCATCAGGGACGAGGCCAAGGCCCCAGGGTGGGTCTCCTTTCCTTGGAAGCGGGTTCTGGGTTTTGAGgagttttcccctcggtgctcctGAGCTGGCAGTTCCAGCGGTGGCTGCTGGGGCCCTCCTCAGCGGCGGTCTCATGCAGCTCCTATGAGGCCCCTGTCGCCGGTCGGCGATGTCCGGCTGGACTTGTCACCGCCGCCGCTGCCGGCTGTGAGCGGGTCTCCGGTTGGGTCCTCCGGGCGTCTCATGGCCGCTAGCAGCTCCCTGGTGCCTGACCGGCTGCGTCTGCCGCTCTGCTTCCTCGGTGTCTTTGTCTGCTATTTCTACTATGGGATCCTGCAGGAAAAGATGTGAGCGGATCCCCGGGGTGGGAACGCGGACCCCCGCCACCGCACACCACCCGCGCCCTGCCCGCTCAGTCTTGCCGTGTCTCCCCAGCCTGCGGTCAGGTTCAGGTTCGCGGTCCTCTCGCCCCTAGCCCCAGTGTTCCCTTTGGCCCCTTCTGCTCTCCCAGCATCCTGACCCCTTTGCTGCTAAACCTCCCAAGGGTTATACAAAACGCGAAAGTTGGTTCCTAGATTCTTGGGAGGtggttatttttcttcccttgatTGATGTTTTTCCTGTTGGTTCTAAAGGAATGGGTTTTACAGACTTAGGTTTCCATGACCTGTGCTGGGCTGTCCTTGGAACTCCTATATTCTTGCAGGTTGCTGATTACTTCGCCCCCGGCCCTGCCCCGGTGTACGTCGTTTCACCAATTTTTCACGTTTCATTCAGCTCCATCCTGTAtggatatgtgtacacacacacacacagtttttcaCGTTTCCTTCAGCACCATCCTGTAcggatatgtgtgtacacacacacagtttgttTCATTCGGCTCTCTGATTAGCAGCCTGGAGTATCTAGTTTCTAGCTCCAGTAAAATTGGCTCCTGTTGTAAATGTGCCCGGTGATCCTTACCAAACTTTCCCTTAAGTCTAGAGAAGCAAAACAATTTCAAAGCGTTCAGTGGCTCTGGATTGCTAGAGGACCCTGAGGGAAGTATATTAATTGGTCTCTTTCCCATGCATTTTATTCTTAGAACAAGAGGAAAGTATGGGGAGGGAGCCAAGCAGGAGACCTTCACTTTTGCCTTAACTTTGGTCTTCATCCAATGTGTGGTCAATGCTGTGTTTGCCAAGATCTGTGAGTACTTAGATAATAATCTGTTTTGTGTCCCCTTCCCTATGTATCCTAGGCATTAGGTCTAACTTTCAAGACCCTCAGCCCCTTTAGTGCTAACAACCTCTCTATTAAACTTATAAAATTAGTGGCTTTGGACAAAGGTGGAATTCTGTTTCCTTAAACTAAATCAATTTCTCAGTCAGAAATGTGCAGAGAATGGATCTGTATTCCGGATCCCCATGAGAATatgtaaaacttttttctttgtctttttggtTTCCCTTTTTGTGTCAGCTCTCTTTGTTCCCCAGGGGCTAGCAGCAGGGCTGACTGGTCCCTTGATCTGAATGAAcatccaccctcccaccccccaccactgCCCTGCATGAGGTCTTGTGTTAGGTTTAGATGGGGTTGGAGAATTGGAGAATCTTCAGAGATTTCCCATCTAAGAGGACAGAAATAGTTCTGTCTAAGTACTTCTCATCTTATTTGACAGATAAATTCCTTTCATGTGCCTTTGACTTTTGCTCAGTGGTCCATCCTAGCCCCACcaactttctttgtttctttcttttgtcttctccCAGTGATCCAGTTTTTCGACACTGCCAGAGTGGATCGTACTCGGAGCTGGCTCTATGCTGCGTGTTCTGTCTCCTATCTGGGTGCTATGGTCTCCAGCAACTCAGCACTACAGTTTGTCAACTACCCAACTCAGGTGAAACCTCAGGGTGGGGTGAGGGTTGGCTCAGAAGTTCAAAAGGAGGAAAGATTCTTCCCTCAGGTCTGTGACTTAAATAAAAGGAGAATGTGTCTGGGAAATTAAGAGTGTGAAGAGCCACAGATCTGACATTTAGTGATGATGGGTGGGCCGTGATAGAGCCCTTTTCTGAGGCTACAGCCTCTGGTGCAGGCCCCATGCTAATTTAGTCATCTTATGTAGCACCTAGTTCAGTACCTGGCATGTCAAAGAAgctcagaaattattttttctcaatttAATTTCAGGTCCTTGGTAAATCCTGCAAGCCCATCCCAGGTAAGCAGAAGAAGATGGTCGCCGTCGTCCATCCTCAGTCTTCCTG
Coding sequences within it:
- the FAM117A gene encoding protein FAM117A, with the translated sequence MAGAAAGGRGGGAWGPGRGGAGGLRRGCSPPVPAGSPRAGLQPLRATVPFQLQQPHQRRDGGGRAASVPCSVGPEKPGWRPQPPQVRRTFSLDTILSSYLLGQWPRDADGAFTCCTNDKATQTPLSWQELEGEWAISCTHKRSASWGSTDHRKEITKLKQQLQRTKLSRSGKEKERGSPLQGDHAVRGARRASPPSFPAGSPVLRLSPCLHRSLEGLNQELEEVFVKDQGEEELLRILEIPDGHRAPAPSQSGSCDHPLLLLEPGNLASSPSMPLASPQPSGQASREEHRGAAEELASVPSDKASSPGHPTFLEDGSPSPVLAFAASPRPNHSYVFKREPPEGCERVRVFEEATSPGPDLAFLTSCPDKNKVHFNPTGSAFCPVSLMKPLFPSMGFIFRNCPSSPGSPLPPASSRPPPRKDPEASKASSLPFEPWQRTPPSEEPVLFQSSLVV